One part of the Helicobacter cetorum MIT 99-5656 genome encodes these proteins:
- a CDS encoding 2-hydroxymuconate tautomerase family protein — protein sequence MPFINIKLVPEDGEPTTEQKRQLIEGVSDLMVKVLNKNKASIVVIIDEVNPNNYGFGGESIFHLRQKAKS from the coding sequence ATGCCATTTATCAATATTAAACTTGTGCCAGAAGATGGAGAGCCTACGACTGAACAAAAAAGGCAATTGATTGAAGGGGTTTCAGATTTGATGGTTAAGGTGTTGAATAAAAACAAAGCTTCTATCGTGGTAATTATAGATGAAGTTAATCCTAATAATTATGGTTTTGGGGGTGAGAGTATTTTTCACTTGAGACAAAAAGCTAAGTCTTAG
- the recR gene encoding recombination mediator RecR, whose protein sequence is MNTYKNSLNHFLNLVDCLEKIPSVGKKSAFKMAYHLGLENPYLALKLTHALENALENLKTCSLCNALSESEICEICSDESRQNSQLCMVLHPRDVFILEDLKDFLGRYYVLNSIEDLNFNALEKRLVEENIKEIIFAFPPTLANDSLMLYIEDKLQKFHLTFTKIAQGVPTGVNFENIDLVSLSRAFNARIKA, encoded by the coding sequence ATGAATACTTATAAAAATAGCTTGAATCACTTTTTAAATTTAGTGGATTGTTTAGAAAAAATCCCCAGTGTGGGTAAAAAATCTGCCTTTAAAATGGCGTATCATTTGGGTTTAGAAAACCCCTATTTGGCACTCAAACTCACCCACGCTTTGGAAAATGCCCTAGAAAATCTTAAAACATGTTCATTATGTAACGCACTTAGCGAGAGTGAGATTTGTGAGATTTGTTCTGATGAGAGTAGGCAAAACTCTCAGCTTTGCATGGTTTTACACCCAAGAGATGTGTTTATCTTAGAAGATTTAAAGGACTTTTTAGGGCGCTACTATGTGCTAAATTCCATAGAAGATTTGAATTTTAACGCCCTAGAAAAACGCCTAGTTGAAGAGAATATTAAAGAAATCATCTTTGCTTTCCCCCCTACTCTAGCTAATGATTCTTTAATGCTCTATATAGAAGATAAATTGCAAAAATTTCATCTCACTTTTACTAAAATCGCTCAAGGCGTGCCTACCGGAGTGAATTTTGAAAACATTGATTTAGTCTCACTTTCAAGGGCGTTTAATGCAAGGATAAAAGCATGA
- the truD gene encoding tRNA pseudouridine(13) synthase TruD, producing MNLNFMPLLHAYNHASIDFVFNSSARDFCVHEVPLYEFSNTGEHAIIQVRKSGLSTLEMLQIFSEILGIKVREMGYAGLKDKNALTTQFISLPKKYAPLLETNASNLQARNIKILSLTYHHNKIKLGHLKGNKFFMRFKKMTPLNAQKTELVLEKIAQFGMPNYFGSQRFGKFNDNHKEGLKILQNEGRFKNKKLNAFLISSYQSYLFNSHLSKRLELSKMISDFSLKESLEFFKQKHLSIPSNALKALKNQAHPFKILEGDVMCHYPYGKFFDVLDLEKESERFFSQKVVPTGLLDGKKALYAKNLSLEIEKAFQHEVLSNHAKTLGSRRFFWVFVENLTSKYVKEKAQFELEFYLPKGSYASALLKEIKHEKEE from the coding sequence ATGAATTTAAATTTTATGCCCCTTTTACATGCTTATAATCATGCGAGTATTGATTTTGTTTTCAATTCTAGTGCGAGAGATTTTTGCGTGCATGAAGTGCCTTTATATGAGTTTAGTAACACAGGCGAACATGCCATTATTCAAGTAAGAAAAAGTGGCTTAAGCACTTTAGAAATGCTTCAAATTTTTTCTGAAATTTTAGGCATAAAAGTTAGAGAAATGGGTTATGCAGGTTTGAAAGATAAAAACGCACTAACAACGCAATTTATCTCACTCCCTAAAAAATACGCCCCCCTATTAGAGACTAATGCTAGTAACTTACAAGCAAGAAACATTAAAATCCTATCTCTAACTTATCATCATAATAAAATCAAACTAGGGCATTTGAAAGGGAATAAATTTTTTATGCGTTTTAAAAAAATGACCCCCTTAAACGCTCAAAAAACCGAGCTTGTCCTAGAAAAAATCGCTCAATTTGGCATGCCTAATTATTTTGGCTCACAACGCTTTGGGAAGTTTAATGACAACCATAAAGAGGGTTTAAAAATCTTGCAAAATGAAGGGCGTTTCAAAAATAAGAAATTAAATGCTTTTTTAATCTCAAGCTATCAAAGTTATTTGTTTAACTCGCATTTAAGCAAGCGATTAGAACTCAGTAAAATGATTAGTGATTTTAGCTTAAAAGAGAGTTTAGAGTTTTTTAAACAAAAGCATTTAAGTATCCCTTCAAACGCCCTAAAAGCCCTTAAAAACCAAGCTCACCCCTTTAAAATCTTAGAAGGCGATGTAATGTGCCATTACCCTTATGGGAAATTTTTTGATGTTTTAGATTTAGAAAAAGAAAGCGAGAGATTTTTTAGTCAAAAAGTTGTGCCTACCGGTTTATTAGATGGCAAAAAAGCTCTTTATGCAAAAAATTTGAGCCTAGAAATTGAAAAAGCATTCCAACACGAAGTTTTAAGTAATCATGCTAAAACACTAGGCTCTAGGCGGTTTTTTTGGGTGTTTGTAGAAAATTTGACTTCTAAATATGTGAAAGAAAAAGCACAATTTGAGTTGGAATTTTACTTGCCTAAGGGGAGTTATGCGAGTGCGTTACTTAAAGAAATCAAACATGAGAAGGAGGAATAA
- the htpX gene encoding zinc metalloprotease HtpX, whose protein sequence is MNFEKIIAQNRLKTNAVLATYCVIFAFIGLLVDVIRINANDLGIALFKLITFQIFPTITIVMFFVAFVIIVICIQNFSSIMLSGDEYTLIDPNKVLSSKENQIYGVFSELLEEAKLNFEPKLYIINAPYMNAFASGWNESNSLIALTSALIERLDRDELKAVIAHELSHIRHNDIRLTMCVGILSNIMLLVANFSVYFFMGNRKNNGANLARSILLVLQIILPFLTLILQMYLSRTREYMADSGAAFLMHDSKPMIRALQKISNDYSKNDYKEIDTNSTRYAAYIFNSEIFSTHPSIKNRIQSLTRRA, encoded by the coding sequence ATGAATTTTGAAAAGATTATCGCACAAAATAGGCTCAAAACGAATGCGGTTTTAGCAACTTATTGCGTGATTTTTGCTTTTATTGGTTTGTTGGTAGATGTCATTAGAATCAATGCAAATGATTTAGGCATAGCTCTTTTTAAACTCATCACTTTTCAAATTTTTCCTACCATTACCATTGTCATGTTTTTTGTAGCTTTTGTGATTATTGTTATTTGTATTCAAAATTTTAGCTCTATCATGCTAAGTGGTGATGAATATACGCTCATTGACCCAAACAAGGTTTTAAGCTCTAAAGAAAATCAAATTTATGGCGTTTTTTCAGAACTTTTAGAAGAAGCTAAGCTTAATTTTGAGCCTAAGCTTTATATCATTAACGCCCCTTATATGAATGCCTTTGCAAGTGGGTGGAATGAATCTAACTCTCTTATCGCTCTTACAAGTGCTTTAATAGAGAGATTAGACAGAGACGAATTAAAAGCCGTGATAGCCCATGAGCTTAGCCATATTAGGCATAATGATATTCGCTTGACTATGTGTGTGGGGATTTTAAGCAATATCATGCTCTTAGTGGCTAATTTTAGCGTGTATTTTTTTATGGGGAATCGCAAGAATAATGGAGCAAATTTAGCCAGAAGTATTTTGTTAGTTTTACAAATCATCTTGCCTTTTTTAACGCTCATTTTACAAATGTATCTAAGCCGCACACGAGAATACATGGCTGATAGTGGAGCAGCATTTTTAATGCATGATAGTAAGCCTATGATTAGAGCCTTACAAAAAATTTCTAACGATTATAGCAAGAATGATTATAAAGAAATAGATACTAATAGCACTCGCTATGCGGCTTATATTTTTAATTCTGAAATATTTAGCACACACCCTAGCATTAAAAATCGTATTCAATCACTCACAAGGCGTGCATGA
- the folE gene encoding GTP cyclohydrolase I FolE, protein MENFFNQFFENIGEDKNREGLKDTPKRVQELWNFLYKGYKEDPKIALKSAYFQGVCDEMVIAQHIEFYSTCEHHLLPFFGSISVGYIPNEKIVGISAIARLIEIYSKRLQIQERLTTQIAETFNEIIEPKGVIVVCEAKHLCMSMQGVQKQNAIIKTSALKGLFKKDPKTRAEFMQLLKS, encoded by the coding sequence ATGGAGAATTTTTTTAATCAATTTTTTGAAAATATCGGCGAAGACAAAAACAGAGAAGGTTTAAAAGATACGCCTAAAAGAGTTCAAGAATTATGGAATTTCTTGTATAAAGGCTATAAAGAAGACCCAAAAATTGCTCTAAAAAGCGCGTATTTTCAAGGGGTTTGTGATGAAATGGTAATTGCTCAACACATTGAGTTTTATTCCACTTGCGAGCATCATTTATTGCCCTTTTTTGGAAGTATTAGTGTGGGATACATTCCTAATGAAAAGATTGTAGGCATTAGTGCGATAGCTAGACTCATTGAAATTTATAGCAAACGCTTACAAATCCAAGAAAGGCTTACCACTCAAATTGCAGAAACCTTTAATGAAATCATTGAGCCAAAGGGCGTAATAGTGGTCTGTGAAGCCAAGCATTTATGCATGAGTATGCAAGGGGTGCAAAAGCAAAATGCGATAATAAAAACGAGTGCCTTAAAAGGCTTGTTTAAAAAAGACCCTAAAACTAGAGCTGAATTTATGCAACTCTTAAAATCTTAG
- a CDS encoding polyprenyl synthetase family protein, which translates to MNNPKLSFYHNECENFESFLNNHNLKLKSFHPYLEKAFFEMVLNGGKRFRPKLFLAVLCALVDKKHYLTKQTEYFKIALSIECLHTYSLVHDDLPCMDNASLRRNHPTLHTKYDETTAVLIGDALNTYAFELLSSSLLESPIIVELVQILSTNGGIKGMVLGQALDCYFENTPLNLEQLIFLHEHKTAKLISASLIMGLVASGIKDTELLKWLGAFGLKVGLCFQVLDDIIDVTQNEEESGKTTHLDSTKNSFVNLLGLDKAKNYAKTLKTEILNDLNSLEFSHTLLKENLQELLNAWLKGEK; encoded by the coding sequence ATGAATAATCCTAAATTATCCTTTTACCACAATGAATGCGAAAATTTTGAAAGCTTTTTAAATAACCATAATTTAAAGCTTAAGAGCTTTCACCCTTATCTTGAAAAAGCCTTTTTTGAAATGGTGCTTAATGGGGGCAAAAGGTTTCGCCCCAAGCTCTTTTTAGCCGTGCTCTGTGCCTTAGTGGATAAAAAACATTACCTTACAAAACAAACAGAATATTTTAAAATCGCTTTAAGCATTGAATGCCTGCACACCTATTCGCTTGTCCATGATGATTTACCTTGCATGGATAATGCAAGCTTACGAAGAAACCACCCCACATTACACACCAAATACGATGAGACTACAGCTGTATTGATTGGCGATGCTTTGAATACTTACGCCTTTGAATTGCTCTCAAGCTCGCTATTAGAAAGTCCTATCATTGTAGAATTAGTTCAAATCTTAAGCACTAATGGCGGGATTAAGGGCATGGTTTTAGGGCAAGCACTAGATTGCTATTTTGAAAACACGCCCTTAAATTTAGAGCAACTCATTTTTTTACACGAGCATAAAACCGCCAAACTCATTAGTGCGAGTCTCATTATGGGGCTTGTTGCAAGTGGTATTAAAGATACAGAGCTTTTAAAATGGCTTGGTGCTTTTGGGTTGAAAGTGGGCTTGTGTTTTCAAGTGCTAGATGATATTATAGATGTTACACAAAATGAAGAAGAAAGCGGTAAAACCACCCATTTAGATAGCACTAAAAATAGTTTTGTGAATTTATTAGGATTAGACAAGGCTAAAAATTACGCCAAAACTTTAAAAACAGAGATTTTAAACGATTTAAATAGTTTAGAATTTTCACACACTCTTTTAAAAGAGAATTTACAAGAACTTTTAAACGCATGGCTTAAAGGCGAAAAATGA
- the surE gene encoding 5'/3'-nucleotidase SurE, whose product MKKILLTNDDGYHAQGIKALEKALEQMAEIYVVAPKHEKSACSQSITITEPLRAEKIKDRHYRIDDGTPSDCVYLAINELFKDVSFDLVVSGINLGSNMGEDTIYSGTVAGAIEGTIQGIPSIAISQITSNKDKSIPLNFDLAKQTIQDLVQSIFTQGYPLKGRKLLNVNIPNCSLQEYQGERITPKGYRVYQKEVHKRTDPKNNSYFWLGLHPLKWEGRENESRLSDFDAISLNYVSITPLNLDLTSYDDLKNLESWHRGILK is encoded by the coding sequence ATGAAAAAAATTTTACTCACTAATGATGATGGCTATCATGCACAAGGTATTAAAGCCTTAGAAAAAGCCTTAGAACAAATGGCAGAAATTTATGTTGTTGCCCCAAAACATGAAAAAAGTGCATGCTCGCAAAGTATCACGATCACTGAGCCTTTAAGAGCAGAGAAAATTAAAGACAGGCATTATAGAATTGATGATGGCACACCAAGTGATTGCGTGTATTTGGCTATCAATGAGCTGTTTAAAGATGTTTCGTTTGATTTAGTGGTTTCAGGTATTAATCTTGGTTCTAACATGGGTGAAGATACAATTTATTCTGGCACGGTTGCTGGAGCGATTGAAGGCACTATTCAAGGCATTCCTTCCATTGCGATTTCTCAAATTACCTCTAATAAAGATAAAAGCATTCCTTTAAATTTTGATTTAGCTAAACAAACCATACAAGATTTAGTCCAAAGCATTTTCACACAAGGCTATCCTTTAAAAGGGCGTAAACTCTTAAATGTAAACATTCCTAATTGCTCGTTACAAGAATATCAAGGCGAACGCATTACCCCTAAGGGCTATAGAGTGTATCAAAAAGAAGTGCATAAACGCACAGACCCTAAGAATAACAGCTATTTTTGGTTAGGGTTACACCCCTTAAAATGGGAAGGGCGTGAAAATGAAAGCAGGCTCTCTGATTTTGATGCCATTTCTTTAAACTATGTTTCTATCACACCCTTAAATTTAGACTTAACCAGTTATGATGATTTGAAAAACTTAGAATCTTGGCATAGGGGTATATTGAAGTGA
- a CDS encoding 6-pyruvoyl trahydropterin synthase family protein translates to MIIRRLYKFCASHVVRNCSSLKCAQNIHGHNYEVEVFIETNRLDNACMALDFGLMQQEMQIFIDSFDHAHHFWDKESAEFQHFIETHCVRYVKCSFNLSAESYALMFLYYLNLILQKSAFSNNEGELKVSSVRVHETKNGYAESFLKDLENPHFKALVHKNCVSFSQGIQNLWQDKNFFNKIISDENKCFFHAKPPHQIP, encoded by the coding sequence ATGATTATTAGAAGATTGTATAAATTCTGTGCTAGTCATGTAGTGCGTAATTGCTCCTCTTTAAAATGTGCTCAAAATATTCATGGGCATAATTATGAAGTAGAAGTCTTTATTGAAACTAATCGCTTGGATAATGCGTGTATGGCATTAGATTTCGGGCTTATGCAACAAGAAATGCAAATTTTCATAGACTCCTTTGACCATGCCCATCATTTTTGGGATAAAGAAAGTGCAGAATTTCAGCATTTTATAGAAACGCATTGTGTGCGCTATGTCAAATGCTCGTTTAATTTGAGTGCGGAAAGTTACGCTTTGATGTTTTTATACTACCTAAACTTAATTTTACAAAAAAGCGCTTTTTCTAATAACGAAGGGGAGTTAAAAGTCTCTAGCGTGCGTGTGCATGAGACTAAGAACGGCTATGCCGAAAGCTTTTTAAAAGATTTAGAAAACCCCCATTTTAAAGCACTAGTTCATAAAAATTGCGTGTCTTTTTCACAAGGCATTCAAAACTTATGGCAAGACAAGAATTTTTTTAACAAAATCATTAGCGATGAAAACAAATGCTTTTTTCACGCCAAACCCCCACATCAAATCCCTTAA
- a CDS encoding 7-carboxy-7-deazaguanine synthase QueE, whose product MKLPVVESFFSLQGEGKRIGRPSLFLRLGGCNLSCKGFNCKTTLNDEILVGCDSLYAVHSKFKDSWDYYSEPKSLIKRLETLTPSYHHFDLILTGGEPSLHFNNPILLSVLEYFHHHSIPLYVESNGSIFFEFSPILKELHFTLSVKLSLSLEKENKRINLKALQNILDNAKSVNFKFVLDSMNATQSITEIQNLLKQLTLKNNEIFLMPLGTTSHELDKNLKALAPLALEHGYSLSDRLHIRLWNNEKGF is encoded by the coding sequence ATGAAACTTCCGGTAGTTGAGAGCTTTTTTTCTCTCCAAGGCGAGGGCAAAAGGATAGGCAGACCAAGCCTTTTTTTACGCTTAGGGGGGTGCAATCTCTCTTGTAAAGGCTTTAATTGCAAGACCACGCTTAATGATGAAATTCTAGTGGGTTGTGATAGCTTGTATGCCGTGCATTCTAAATTTAAAGATTCTTGGGATTACTATAGCGAACCCAAATCCTTGATTAAACGCCTAGAAACTCTAACCCCAAGCTATCATCATTTTGATTTGATACTTACCGGTGGAGAGCCAAGCTTGCATTTTAATAACCCCATTTTATTGAGTGTTTTAGAATATTTTCATCATCATTCTATCCCCTTATATGTAGAGAGTAATGGCTCTATCTTTTTTGAATTTAGCCCTATTTTAAAGGAGTTGCATTTTACTTTAAGCGTGAAACTCTCTCTTTCTTTAGAGAAAGAAAACAAACGCATTAATCTTAAAGCCCTACAAAACATCTTAGATAATGCTAAAAGCGTGAATTTTAAATTTGTCTTAGATAGCATGAATGCCACTCAGTCTATTACAGAAATTCAAAACCTTTTAAAACAACTTACCTTAAAAAATAATGAAATCTTTTTAATGCCCTTAGGCACAACAAGTCATGAACTAGACAAAAATCTAAAAGCCCTAGCCCCCCTAGCCTTAGAGCATGGCTATAGTCTTAGTGATAGGCTTCATATCCGCCTGTGGAATAATGAGAAAGGGTTTTGA
- a CDS encoding DUF262 domain-containing protein yields the protein MGVFLDSSIKDVIDDLNRRYFLPDIQREYVWLKNADAKKVEQLFDSILRGYPISSFLFWKLQKSDIATSNNQGSKKLNFQLYKFIENYDVRNSHNEKINVEQISVDDLYIVLDGQQRLTSLYIGLKGTRTLKKPYCKADYPSSYEEKCLYLNLKHRPNTDDPEDNFQFEFHIKTPKNDEKHFWFKVGDILELKSVTKYAREYNLDDEETELLEKLQNTFCRDKLISYFEEKEKNLDKVLNIFIRVNSGGTQLSHSDLLMSILTASFSSDIREKMNKLVDDLKDKSFSNMGRDQALKTCLLLIGSNTAFKLENFNKENIKKIEQDYERIIESIYKATELLQSFGYAGHLSSAYILSTLAYFYFFNQKINKDDEEQALKFVRNAQITSYFSNSTDTKLGIIANTIKESQTFEQVNQTLAKHEKNPLKITNDMIEDMIYYEYGDFQTLPILQVLYLHLNYKNTTFHIDHIYPKSKFNQKNKKLDKECYDWKNYLYNLQLLEGTENMAKKDKDLEFWLKEEYKDNQQAIEEYKKRNYIEPNLELEWENLEDFYEKREEAIIKKLKEVLLS from the coding sequence ATGGGTGTGTTTTTAGATAGTAGCATTAAAGATGTAATAGATGATTTAAATAGGCGTTATTTTCTGCCTGACATTCAGCGTGAATATGTGTGGCTCAAAAATGCTGATGCTAAGAAGGTAGAGCAACTTTTTGATTCTATTCTTAGGGGTTATCCCATTAGTTCTTTTTTGTTTTGGAAGTTGCAAAAAAGTGATATAGCAACAAGTAACAACCAAGGTAGTAAGAAACTCAATTTTCAGCTTTATAAGTTTATTGAAAATTATGATGTGCGAAATAGCCACAATGAAAAAATTAATGTTGAACAAATCAGTGTTGATGATTTGTATATTGTTCTAGATGGTCAGCAACGCTTAACTTCGCTTTATATTGGACTTAAAGGCACTAGAACACTTAAAAAGCCTTATTGTAAAGCTGATTATCCTAGCTCTTATGAAGAAAAATGTTTGTATTTAAACTTAAAGCACCGACCAAATACAGATGACCCAGAAGATAATTTTCAATTTGAATTTCATATTAAAACGCCTAAAAATGATGAAAAACATTTTTGGTTTAAGGTGGGAGATATTTTAGAATTAAAGAGTGTTACAAAATACGCAAGAGAATACAATTTAGATGATGAAGAGACAGAATTATTAGAAAAATTACAAAATACTTTTTGTAGAGACAAACTTATCTCTTATTTTGAAGAAAAAGAAAAAAATCTTGATAAAGTTTTAAATATTTTTATCCGTGTTAATAGTGGTGGAACTCAATTAAGCCATTCAGATTTATTGATGTCTATTTTAACAGCAAGCTTTTCAAGTGATATTAGAGAAAAAATGAATAAGCTAGTAGATGATTTAAAAGATAAAAGCTTTTCAAATATGGGGCGAGACCAAGCGCTAAAAACTTGTTTGCTTTTAATTGGTAGTAACACCGCTTTTAAATTAGAAAATTTTAACAAGGAAAACATCAAAAAAATTGAGCAAGATTACGAAAGAATTATAGAGAGTATCTATAAGGCTACAGAATTATTGCAATCTTTTGGTTATGCAGGTCATCTAAGCTCAGCCTATATTCTGTCTACTTTAGCCTATTTTTATTTTTTTAATCAAAAAATAAATAAAGACGATGAAGAACAAGCCCTTAAATTTGTGCGTAACGCTCAAATCACAAGCTATTTTAGTAATTCAACAGATACAAAATTAGGTATCATTGCTAACACTATTAAAGAAAGTCAAACCTTTGAACAAGTTAATCAAACATTAGCTAAACATGAAAAAAATCCTTTAAAAATTACCAATGATATGATAGAAGATATGATATATTATGAATATGGTGATTTTCAGACTTTGCCTATTTTACAGGTTTTATATCTACATCTAAACTATAAAAATACCACTTTTCATATAGACCATATTTATCCTAAATCTAAGTTTAATCAAAAAAATAAAAAGCTAGATAAAGAATGCTATGATTGGAAAAATTATCTTTATAATCTCCAGCTTTTAGAAGGCACAGAGAACATGGCTAAAAAAGATAAAGACCTAGAATTTTGGCTAAAAGAGGAATATAAGGATAATCAACAAGCTATAGAAGAGTATAAAAAAAGAAATTATATTGAGCCTAATTTAGAATTAGAATGGGAAAATTTAGAAGATTTTTATGAAAAAAGAGAAGAGGCTATCATAAAAAAATTAAAGGAAGTGTTGTTGTCCTAG
- the typA gene encoding translational GTPase TypA — protein MKNIRNIAVIAHVDHGKTTLVDGLLSQSGTFSEREKVDERVMDSNDLERERGITILSKNTAIHYKDTKINIIDTPGHADFGGEVERVLKMVDGVLLLVDAQEGVMPQTKFVVKKALSFGICPIVVVNKIDKPAAEPDRVVDEVFDLFVAMGANDKQLDFPVVYAAARDGYAMKNLDDEKKNLEPLFETILEHVPSPSGSVDEPLQMQIFTLDYDNYVGKIGIARVFNGSVKKNESVLLMKSDGSKESGRITKLIGFLGLARTEIENAYAGDIVAIAGFNAMDVGDSVVDPSNPMPLDPMHLEEPTMSVYFAVNDSPLAGLEGKHVTANKLKDRLLKEMQTNIAMKCEEMGEGKFKVSGRGELQITILAENLRREGFEFSISRPEVIIKEENGKKCEPFEHLVIDTPQDFSGAIIERLGKRKAEMKAMNPMSDGYTRLEFEIPARGLIGYRSEFLTDTKGEGVMNHSFLEFREFSGSVESRKNGALISMENGEATAFSLFNIQERGVLFVNPQTKVYVGMVIGEHSRDNDLDVNPIKSKHLTNMRASGSDDAIKLTPPRTMALERALEWIEEDEILEVTPLNLRIRKKILDPNMRKRAKK, from the coding sequence ATGAAAAATATTAGAAATATCGCCGTAATTGCGCATGTTGACCATGGAAAAACCACTTTAGTAGATGGCTTGCTCTCTCAATCTGGCACATTTAGTGAGAGAGAAAAGGTAGATGAAAGGGTTATGGATAGCAATGATTTAGAAAGAGAAAGAGGTATTACCATCTTATCTAAAAACACTGCTATTCATTATAAAGACACTAAAATCAATATTATTGACACTCCCGGACACGCTGATTTTGGGGGCGAAGTGGAGCGGGTTTTAAAAATGGTAGATGGCGTATTGCTCTTAGTAGATGCTCAAGAAGGGGTCATGCCTCAAACAAAATTTGTAGTTAAGAAAGCTTTGAGCTTTGGAATTTGCCCCATTGTTGTGGTAAATAAAATTGATAAGCCTGCTGCTGAACCTGATAGAGTGGTAGATGAGGTTTTTGATTTATTTGTAGCCATGGGGGCTAATGATAAGCAACTAGATTTTCCTGTAGTTTATGCCGCCGCTAGAGATGGCTATGCGATGAAAAATTTAGATGATGAAAAGAAAAATTTAGAGCCTTTATTTGAAACGATTTTAGAGCATGTGCCAAGTCCTAGCGGAAGCGTAGATGAGCCGTTACAAATGCAAATTTTCACACTTGATTATGATAACTATGTGGGAAAAATCGGTATTGCAAGAGTGTTTAATGGCTCGGTTAAAAAGAATGAGAGCGTTCTTTTAATGAAGAGCGATGGGAGTAAGGAGAGTGGGCGTATCACTAAACTTATAGGCTTTTTAGGACTAGCAAGAACTGAGATTGAAAATGCCTATGCGGGTGATATCGTGGCGATTGCTGGTTTTAATGCAATGGATGTAGGCGATAGTGTAGTTGACCCATCTAATCCTATGCCCTTAGACCCCATGCATTTAGAAGAACCTACCATGAGCGTGTATTTTGCGGTCAATGATTCACCCCTAGCAGGGCTAGAAGGAAAACATGTAACCGCTAACAAGCTTAAAGACAGACTATTAAAAGAAATGCAAACTAATATCGCTATGAAATGCGAAGAAATGGGTGAAGGTAAGTTTAAAGTGAGTGGGCGTGGGGAATTACAAATCACAATCTTAGCGGAGAATTTACGCCGTGAAGGGTTTGAATTTAGTATTTCACGCCCTGAAGTAATCATTAAAGAAGAGAATGGTAAAAAATGCGAGCCCTTTGAGCATTTAGTGATTGACACTCCCCAAGATTTTAGTGGGGCTATCATTGAGAGATTAGGCAAGAGAAAAGCTGAGATGAAAGCCATGAATCCTATGAGTGATGGCTATACAAGATTAGAATTTGAAATCCCAGCAAGGGGGCTTATAGGTTATAGAAGTGAGTTTTTGACCGACACTAAGGGTGAAGGCGTGATGAACCATAGCTTTTTAGAATTTAGAGAGTTTAGCGGAAGTGTGGAGTCTCGCAAAAATGGGGCGTTAATCAGTATGGAAAATGGCGAAGCAACCGCTTTTTCGCTCTTTAATATCCAAGAAAGGGGTGTCTTATTTGTCAATCCACAAACTAAGGTTTATGTAGGCATGGTTATAGGCGAGCATAGTAGAGATAATGATTTAGATGTTAACCCTATTAAGTCCAAGCATTTAACCAATATGAGAGCTAGTGGGAGCGATGATGCGATTAAGCTCACTCCTCCAAGAACTATGGCGTTAGAAAGGGCGTTAGAATGGATTGAAGAAGATGAGATTTTAGAAGTTACGCCTTTAAATCTAAGAATTAGAAAAAAGATTTTAGACCCCAATATGAGAAAAAGGGCAAAGAAATAA